A region from the Saccharomonospora azurea NA-128 genome encodes:
- a CDS encoding ABC transporter permease, translating into MSSPRSALRALTVVEARLFLRDPAASLMTLGLPLGILFVFGIMPWAREANADFGGQAMLSVFVAPLSVTLLIGMLGLSLFPVILASYREKGVLRRMQGSPVSPATVLTAQLTVYLGIGAITVVVLMGLGIPVLGIEVPANIPAVLVVLVLGTAALFSLGLLVGALAPSSKAANGIAMAAFFPMLALGGVWVPAEMLPSALQWAAEALPMGAMFNSLRSAWAGDWPGWLPVTSLVVSTTVCLGIATRRFRWQ; encoded by the coding sequence ATGTCGAGTCCCCGCTCCGCCCTTCGAGCGCTGACGGTCGTCGAGGCGAGACTGTTCCTGCGCGACCCGGCCGCGTCCCTCATGACGCTCGGCCTCCCGCTCGGGATCCTGTTCGTGTTCGGAATCATGCCGTGGGCCCGCGAAGCCAACGCCGACTTCGGTGGGCAGGCGATGCTGTCGGTCTTCGTCGCACCGCTGTCGGTGACGCTGCTGATCGGCATGCTCGGCCTGTCCCTCTTCCCCGTGATCCTCGCGAGCTACCGGGAGAAGGGCGTGCTGCGCCGCATGCAGGGCAGTCCGGTGTCCCCGGCGACGGTGCTGACGGCTCAGCTGACGGTCTACCTCGGCATCGGGGCGATCACCGTCGTCGTCCTGATGGGTCTGGGCATTCCCGTGCTCGGCATCGAGGTCCCCGCCAACATCCCCGCGGTCCTGGTGGTGCTGGTCCTCGGCACCGCCGCGCTGTTCTCCCTCGGGCTGCTCGTCGGAGCACTCGCGCCCAGCAGCAAGGCCGCGAACGGCATCGCCATGGCGGCGTTCTTCCCCATGCTCGCGCTCGGCGGCGTGTGGGTTCCGGCGGAGATGCTGCCGTCGGCCCTCCAGTGGGCGGCCGAGGCCCTGCCGATGGGAGCCATGTTCAACTCCCTGCGCTCCGCATGGGCCGGCGACTGGCCCGGCTGGCTCCCCGTCACCTCGCTCGTCGTCTCCACGACGGTGTGCCTCGGGATCGCGACACGAAGGTTCCGCTGGCAGTGA